A section of the Candidatus Moraniibacteriota bacterium genome encodes:
- the ftsH gene encoding ATP-dependent zinc metalloprotease FtsH has product MDKLMKNIGLVVFLFLMLSGIMILYSSPEKRSADVSLSELVTQINAGEIKEIVVTGNALEIVKQDGSKEKASKESESSFTETLANYQIDKDKFKAVSVTVKEDTGFGYWMLTLLPFILPFILISAFIWFMMRQAQRGNAQALNFGMSRARVVDPKDKKKRITFKDVAGAIEAKQELMEVVEFLRMPKKFLAMGAKIPKGVLLLGPPGTGKTLMAKAVAGEAGVPFFNISGSEFVEMFVGVGASRVRDLFKQAKKNAPAIVFIDEIDAVGRHRGAGLGGGHDEREQTLNQILVEMDGFETDQSVIVIASTNRPDVLDPALLRPGRFDRRVTMDLPDINEREAILKIHTKNKPLGSDVNVRRLAERTPGFSGADLANLVNEGAILATRRNMKEIGMQELAESIEKVILGPERRSRAINEEEKKIIAYHEGGHALVGASLENADPVHKVSIISRGHAGGYTLAVPSEDKTLHTDRYFIDELAVLLGGYASEKLVFGDVTTGPSNDLERATQMARNMVTRYGMSQLGARTFGKKEELIFLGREMHEERNYSEETARSIDSEVSRLIADAFDQATAILAAKRIILDRIATTLLEKETLEKDEFDALIKDAIPAPALATVTTL; this is encoded by the coding sequence ATGGATAAGTTGATGAAAAATATCGGGCTTGTGGTGTTTCTGTTCCTCATGCTTTCGGGAATCATGATCCTCTATTCATCGCCGGAAAAACGTTCCGCTGATGTCTCACTCTCGGAGCTCGTGACCCAGATCAATGCCGGCGAAATCAAGGAGATCGTCGTCACCGGCAATGCGCTTGAAATCGTGAAACAGGATGGTTCGAAAGAGAAGGCCAGCAAAGAATCGGAAAGTTCCTTTACCGAAACGCTCGCCAACTACCAGATCGACAAGGACAAATTTAAAGCAGTCTCCGTCACCGTGAAAGAGGATACTGGCTTCGGCTACTGGATGCTCACGCTCCTCCCCTTCATCCTCCCCTTCATCCTCATCTCAGCCTTTATCTGGTTCATGATGCGCCAGGCGCAGCGCGGCAATGCTCAGGCCCTCAACTTCGGCATGAGTCGGGCTCGCGTCGTTGACCCCAAGGATAAGAAGAAGCGCATCACGTTCAAGGATGTCGCTGGAGCAATAGAGGCCAAACAGGAACTCATGGAGGTCGTCGAGTTCCTCCGTATGCCGAAGAAATTCCTCGCGATGGGGGCCAAGATCCCGAAAGGAGTCCTCCTCCTTGGGCCCCCAGGAACCGGTAAGACCCTCATGGCCAAAGCGGTCGCTGGTGAAGCGGGTGTGCCTTTTTTCAATATCAGTGGATCGGAATTCGTTGAGATGTTCGTCGGCGTCGGAGCGAGCCGCGTCCGCGACCTTTTCAAGCAGGCAAAGAAGAATGCACCCGCCATCGTTTTCATCGATGAGATTGATGCTGTCGGCCGCCATCGCGGTGCCGGCCTGGGCGGTGGACATGATGAACGCGAACAGACGCTCAACCAAATCCTTGTCGAAATGGACGGATTCGAAACAGATCAGAGCGTGATCGTCATCGCTTCCACAAACCGCCCCGATGTCCTCGATCCAGCATTGCTGCGTCCCGGACGCTTCGACCGCCGCGTCACCATGGACCTCCCGGATATCAATGAGCGTGAGGCAATTCTGAAAATCCACACGAAGAACAAGCCTCTCGGGAGCGATGTGAATGTGCGCCGTCTCGCTGAACGCACCCCCGGCTTCTCGGGAGCTGATCTCGCCAACCTCGTCAACGAAGGAGCGATCCTCGCGACCCGCCGGAATATGAAAGAAATTGGCATGCAGGAGCTGGCTGAATCGATTGAAAAAGTGATCCTCGGCCCAGAGCGTCGGAGCCGCGCCATCAATGAAGAAGAAAAGAAAATTATCGCCTATCACGAAGGCGGGCATGCCCTCGTCGGAGCGAGCCTCGAAAACGCTGACCCGGTCCACAAGGTCTCCATCATCTCACGCGGACACGCCGGCGGATACACGCTGGCCGTCCCGTCCGAAGACAAGACGCTCCACACCGACCGCTACTTCATCGATGAACTCGCCGTCCTCCTCGGTGGGTACGCAAGCGAGAAACTCGTTTTCGGTGATGTCACCACTGGCCCGTCGAACGATCTCGAGCGCGCGACCCAGATGGCCCGCAATATGGTAACTCGCTACGGCATGAGCCAACTTGGTGCCAGGACGTTCGGAAAAAAAGAGGAGCTTATCTTCCTCGGCCGCGAGATGCACGAAGAACGCAATTACTCAGAAGAAACGGCTCGCTCCATTGATTCCGAAGTCTCTCGCCTCATCGCCGATGCTTTTGATCAAGCAACAGCAATTCTCGCTGCGAAACGCATCATCCTCGATCGGATTGCAACCACACTCCTAGAGAAAGAGACGCTCGAAAAAGACGAATTCGATGCACTTATCAAGGATGCTATACCCGCCCCGGCCCTAGCCACAGTCACGACACTGTAG
- the tilS gene encoding tRNA lysidine(34) synthetase TilS — MTTKSKTKKGNLMKRPAESKASSSSISKSSGLAETHAGLVFVRRFQNTLAKNNLLPRGSKIIIAVSGGPDSVALFTILVRLRDKHNFTLRAVHVNYGLRGRDSDRDEKLVKKLCEEWSVPLSLLHPNERPKNNIEERLRIIRYRFFERIRKQYGFNFVVTAHTMSDLAETFLLNLLRGSGMAGLSPFERTHSNLARPLLAFNRTEIKAFIETERIPSRVDRSNFSRRFTRNRIRHELLPLLETFNPNIIATLRKTAHILSQKHKNTPSATEGVLG, encoded by the coding sequence ATGACTACCAAGTCGAAAACGAAGAAGGGAAACTTGATGAAGCGACCGGCAGAGTCAAAAGCATCATCGAGCAGCATCTCGAAAAGTAGCGGCCTTGCTGAGACGCACGCTGGGTTGGTTTTCGTTCGTCGTTTTCAGAACACACTCGCAAAAAACAATCTTCTTCCCCGCGGCTCAAAGATCATCATCGCCGTCTCGGGCGGACCGGACAGTGTAGCCCTCTTCACCATCCTGGTACGACTCCGCGACAAACACAACTTCACGCTCCGAGCTGTGCATGTGAACTATGGGCTCCGCGGCCGCGATTCAGACCGGGATGAAAAGCTTGTGAAAAAACTGTGCGAAGAATGGTCCGTGCCACTCTCCCTCCTTCATCCAAATGAACGTCCGAAAAATAATATCGAGGAGCGACTGCGGATCATTCGCTATCGATTTTTCGAACGGATCCGCAAACAGTATGGCTTCAATTTCGTCGTGACGGCCCACACCATGAGCGATCTCGCCGAGACATTTCTCTTAAATCTCTTGCGTGGTTCAGGGATGGCTGGGCTCTCGCCGTTTGAGCGAACCCATTCCAACCTTGCCCGGCCGCTCCTTGCTTTCAATCGCACGGAAATTAAAGCTTTCATCGAGACGGAAAGAATTCCTTCGAGAGTCGACCGAAGTAACTTCTCCCGACGCTTCACCCGAAATCGTATCCGTCACGAACTCTTGCCACTTCTCGAAACCTTCAATCCAAACATTATCGCTACTCTCAGAAAAACTGCCCATATTCTCAGTCAAAAGCATAAAAACACGCCGTCCGCGACTGAAGGAGTATTGGGTTGA
- a CDS encoding 30S ribosomal protein S1: MSNMTDLKLKSNMTELEQLYEAHSAAIPDIGDVIPGTVIHVGSSSALVDLGSLGTGIVLGKEMKDGLGGGVKLHLGDIVQATLMSYENEDGMIELSIREASYDKSWEDIETKLQKKEVVETKVSDANKGGLMIEVNGIPGFLPVSQLASEHYPRVEDGDKNKILDLLKKLIGETLTVRILDADREGEKLIVSEKAAQSEKEKEFLNLLHVGDTIEGTVSGVVDFGAFVKFALPGEHADKRLEGLVHISELAWQLIDDPREIVKTGDAVSAKIIGIDDNRISLSMKALKADPWEHVGERYKVGDEVPGTVDKMNHFGAFVYLDKDIHGLAHVSEFSDVYPGRKMEEVFEVGKPYSWKILSIEPRTHRLGLLPVKK; this comes from the coding sequence ATGTCGAACATGACCGATCTGAAGTTGAAAAGTAACATGACCGAGCTCGAACAGCTCTACGAAGCCCACTCGGCCGCGATACCGGATATCGGTGATGTCATCCCGGGTACCGTCATTCATGTCGGTTCCAGCTCAGCCTTGGTCGATCTCGGCTCTCTCGGGACCGGTATTGTCTTAGGTAAAGAGATGAAGGACGGCCTCGGTGGCGGCGTGAAACTGCACCTCGGCGACATCGTGCAGGCGACGCTCATGAGCTATGAGAATGAGGATGGCATGATCGAGCTGTCGATCCGTGAAGCGTCATACGACAAGAGTTGGGAAGACATCGAAACCAAACTCCAGAAGAAAGAAGTCGTCGAGACCAAGGTGAGCGACGCCAATAAGGGTGGCCTCATGATCGAAGTCAACGGCATCCCCGGTTTCCTCCCGGTGTCACAGCTCGCGAGCGAGCACTACCCACGCGTCGAGGATGGCGACAAGAACAAGATTCTTGACCTCTTGAAAAAGCTCATCGGCGAAACATTGACGGTCCGTATCCTAGATGCCGATCGTGAAGGCGAAAAACTGATCGTGTCTGAGAAAGCCGCGCAAAGTGAGAAAGAGAAGGAATTCCTCAATCTCCTCCACGTCGGTGACACAATCGAAGGAACAGTCTCCGGCGTCGTGGACTTTGGTGCCTTCGTGAAGTTTGCCCTTCCTGGTGAACACGCCGACAAGCGACTCGAAGGTCTCGTCCATATTTCTGAGCTCGCTTGGCAACTCATCGATGATCCGCGCGAGATCGTGAAAACAGGTGACGCCGTCTCGGCCAAGATAATCGGTATCGATGACAACCGGATCTCGCTGTCCATGAAAGCGCTAAAGGCTGATCCATGGGAACATGTCGGCGAGCGCTACAAGGTAGGCGATGAAGTCCCCGGCACTGTCGACAAGATGAATCACTTCGGTGCTTTCGTCTATCTCGATAAAGACATTCACGGTCTGGCCCATGTCTCGGAATTTTCCGATGTCTACCCCGGCCGCAAAATGGAAGAAGTCTTCGAAGTTGGTAAGCCCTACAGTTGGAAGATTCTTTCGATCGAGCCACGAACGCACCGCCTCGGACTTCTCCCAGTGAAGAAATAA
- a CDS encoding ribosome-binding factor A, which yields MHDRITQLNDLIRDILGEILTREVSFKTGVIITLTKVVTARNLRSTHILLSVLPVEDRGYVMKTIQHEQRHIEWLFHKKLSTRPLPKLVFGLDTTEEKADEVERLLRSIKNE from the coding sequence ATGCATGACCGAATTACTCAACTCAACGACCTCATCCGAGATATCCTGGGCGAGATTTTGACTCGCGAAGTTTCTTTTAAGACAGGCGTAATTATCACGCTTACTAAGGTAGTGACGGCGCGCAATCTCCGTTCAACCCATATTTTACTCAGTGTCCTCCCAGTTGAAGACCGAGGATACGTCATGAAGACGATCCAGCACGAACAGCGACATATCGAATGGCTTTTCCATAAAAAACTTTCTACTCGACCACTTCCCAAGTTGGTATTCGGATTGGATACTACTGAGGAGAAGGCAGATGAGGTCGAGCGACTTCTTCGATCAATTAAAAACGAGTAG
- a CDS encoding uracil-DNA glycosylase: MDDKTQQLKILNARMAIECPCSLRDSATQAVPGDGSADAKILFVGEAPGKNEDIQGIPFVGAAGKFLNEMLATIGLRREDIYITNVVKYRPPENRDPSPEEIDACMPWLHEQIRIIQPSVIVTLGRHAMEHFIPGKKISEVHGQAFQRTFPDIGPQVFFALYHPAAALYNGSMRQTLITDFKNIPKVVEKIQERRK; this comes from the coding sequence ATGGACGACAAAACACAACAACTGAAGATATTGAATGCTCGCATGGCTATCGAGTGTCCCTGCAGCCTGCGCGACTCAGCCACCCAGGCCGTACCAGGGGACGGGAGTGCTGACGCCAAGATTTTGTTTGTCGGTGAAGCGCCCGGGAAAAACGAGGACATCCAGGGGATACCTTTTGTCGGTGCGGCAGGGAAATTTCTCAATGAAATGCTTGCCACTATCGGACTTCGGCGCGAAGACATCTATATCACCAATGTTGTAAAGTATCGACCGCCCGAGAATCGTGACCCCAGCCCCGAAGAAATTGACGCTTGCATGCCCTGGCTTCACGAACAGATACGGATCATCCAGCCGTCCGTAATCGTCACCCTTGGCCGGCATGCCATGGAACACTTCATCCCCGGTAAGAAAATATCTGAAGTCCACGGCCAGGCGTTCCAACGCACCTTCCCAGATATCGGCCCCCAAGTCTTTTTCGCCCTCTATCATCCAGCGGCAGCACTCTACAATGGCAGCATGCGCCAAACACTCATCACGGACTTCAAAAATATTCCCAAGGTTGTAGAAAAAATACAAGAGCGGAGAAAATAA
- a CDS encoding bifunctional oligoribonuclease/PAP phosphatase NrnA, whose product MRYFGKEFKTLRFVLERAEAVLLVAHKRPDPDTVGANLALKYYLEEQGKHVSIACYDPFPENLSTLFHADFFHPDQLDLASFDAVIAADSVDRGFHLFRDRFDERQVITLIDHHPDIDLTADIVMIDPKYSSSSELVYLFFMHIQAHISKDIATALLTGILFDTGNFKHSSVSPQVMDIASHLMKLGAPLTKISNTIFTNKNISAMKLWGLAFEKVKFIPQTGLLVTAVTRSDIDECEATPDDVYQVASILSTVPEARFALVLSERDETTVRGSLRSSEYHGVDVSAIAHRLGGGGHKLASGFEVKGKIVESAEGWHIMS is encoded by the coding sequence ATGCGCTATTTTGGAAAGGAATTTAAGACTCTTCGTTTCGTCCTCGAACGAGCTGAAGCGGTTCTTCTCGTCGCTCATAAACGACCTGATCCAGATACGGTCGGCGCCAATTTAGCATTGAAGTACTACTTGGAGGAACAGGGGAAGCACGTCTCGATTGCCTGTTACGATCCATTTCCGGAAAATTTAAGCACGCTTTTTCATGCTGATTTTTTCCATCCGGATCAACTCGATCTCGCATCATTCGATGCTGTGATTGCAGCCGACAGTGTCGATCGGGGATTCCATCTCTTCCGTGATCGTTTTGATGAACGCCAAGTGATCACTCTCATTGATCATCACCCCGATATCGATCTTACGGCTGATATCGTAATGATTGATCCAAAGTATTCGTCATCAAGCGAACTCGTCTATCTCTTTTTCATGCACATCCAGGCGCATATCAGCAAAGATATTGCGACCGCTCTTCTTACAGGAATACTTTTTGATACCGGTAACTTTAAGCACTCTTCTGTTTCACCCCAGGTCATGGACATCGCTTCTCACCTCATGAAGCTTGGTGCGCCACTGACGAAAATTTCAAATACTATTTTTACGAACAAAAATATTTCCGCGATGAAACTTTGGGGGCTGGCATTTGAAAAAGTGAAGTTCATTCCACAAACTGGACTACTCGTTACCGCCGTCACACGCTCTGATATCGACGAGTGCGAAGCGACGCCAGATGATGTCTACCAAGTCGCCTCTATCCTTTCTACAGTACCGGAAGCCAGGTTCGCTCTCGTCCTCTCGGAACGCGATGAGACCACGGTCAGAGGTAGTCTCCGCTCATCCGAATATCACGGTGTCGATGTGTCAGCGATCGCCCACAGGCTCGGGGGTGGCGGGCACAAGCTCGCGAGTGGCTTTGAAGTGAAGGGGAAAATTGTCGAGTCAGCTGAAGGTTGGCACATCATGTCATGA
- a CDS encoding MBL fold metallo-hydrolase: MNIQYYGDYCFKITTKPNGRATEDVVIVTDVPAKGLGLRAPQGEADIVLLSHQSPEAEELSVVKGDPVKIFVPGEYSARGVAVLGFPSARDAQGGAERGQNTIFLFETEEMRLCFLGALGAEPAPETIERLSGVDILFVPAGDGDTLPVNMIDDLVRRIEPKAVIPMHYKIAGMTTTLPDEKPFCKVMGNCPKETLPKWNVKKKDLEGKNLEVVLLAKN, from the coding sequence ATGAATATCCAGTATTACGGCGATTATTGCTTCAAAATCACGACCAAGCCAAATGGCCGGGCGACCGAGGACGTGGTCATCGTGACGGATGTACCGGCCAAAGGGTTGGGGCTGCGCGCTCCCCAGGGCGAGGCAGATATTGTCTTGCTTTCTCATCAGTCGCCCGAGGCCGAGGAGCTGTCGGTCGTGAAAGGGGATCCGGTCAAGATCTTTGTGCCGGGCGAGTATTCGGCTAGGGGGGTGGCCGTACTCGGGTTTCCGAGTGCTCGAGACGCCCAGGGTGGGGCAGAGCGCGGCCAAAATACGATATTTTTGTTTGAAACAGAAGAAATGCGTCTGTGTTTCCTCGGGGCGCTCGGGGCGGAACCGGCACCGGAGACAATCGAACGGCTCTCAGGCGTTGATATTCTCTTTGTCCCGGCGGGGGATGGTGATACATTGCCAGTGAACATGATCGACGATCTCGTCCGTCGGATCGAACCGAAGGCGGTCATCCCGATGCACTACAAGATCGCTGGCATGACGACGACCTTGCCAGACGAAAAGCCCTTTTGTAAGGTGATGGGGAATTGCCCCAAAGAGACATTGCCCAAGTGGAATGTGAAGAAAAAGGACCTGGAAGGCAAGAACCTGGAAGTCGTCCTCCTCGCAAAAAACTAA